The Lolium rigidum isolate FL_2022 chromosome 2, APGP_CSIRO_Lrig_0.1, whole genome shotgun sequence genomic interval CATTGCaccgtgtggcgcccatggcatcggcgccacatatgTCAAATTATATGTCTAgaccatccaggggctccggaagtttagtccttagccgttttggcgaggctgtttgtgtggcgcccgtggcaccgCCGCCACACTTTGAGGTGTAGCGCCCGTGGCGTCGACGCCACATaaacagcctcgccaaaacggctaagtcccaggagAATTGTCTTACAGTAGGTTCTGGACAattataagtggatgtgtggtgccgatgggagcggcgccacacatcctgccacgtcagatCGGTGCACACCTCAGCGCCGAGGACGCCATGTCGGCTAGGAGAGTGGTGCTGtacgcacgggcgccacacagtgaggtgtggcgccgacgtgaggagcgccacacaaaagggttagatgggtgaaatagtttgaccGGAagatcagtctgtgctatagttgcagTAAAGGGTTATTTTTATGTAAATCGCCTGAATTGTAGGCGCCAGAAACTTTGATTGACAACTGAGACTGCTCATAatgggagtaacttaggtagtaacatcacacatttcaagatattttggtgacatggcatagcaataaatgaagaaaaagagggaggtggtaactagctatgttaccataacatcacacactccaagataaaatgagtctacaaactaataaatgagactttgcatgataccatctctaagttatttttcactatgaagatagtaacatgaactagtaacttatgcatgacaccatTTTATATTActcccccactatgagcagcctgatACGGAGTAGGAATTATCTGTAACCGAACAACTTTCACAAGGTCAATTAGAGCTATGTTAATGTAGATGCGACAACCAATCAGGCCCGAAGCGGTGGGGAAAATCGCTCGCGGCTCGCGTCGAGTGGCCATTCGTACCTGCACGAATCTCCAGGCGGTAGAGAAGGGTTAAAGGCCGGAGCGGAAGGGTTCGGTCGGCTTCCTCTTTCCCCCTCCCTCTTCCGCGGCGGCCGAGACCCACCCGCCGCCATGGCCAAGTACAACGTGGTGACGAAGAACAAGCGCGAGCACAGCCAGGACCGCAAGCGCCGCGCCCATGGGGACCCCAACTCCGGCAAGCTCAAGCAGCGCACCGACCACCATGTCATCTCGGGCAAGCGCAAGCGCAAGCTCCAGCGCCGCGACAAACGGGTAGGATTTGATTTCCTGCCGCCTCCCCGTCCTAGTGATTGTTGTACTGATGCTTGTTTGGTGGGGGCATGGCTGCGGCGGCGCAGGACCAGAAGGAGGCTGCGTTGGTGAAGGCGCTGGAGAACAACATGGGGGACGTCGACATGGTGTCTGCTGAAGGTACGGCTTCTTGGTTTGCTTGATTGTTTCGAACCGGATGAAGGAAATTAGCCAGGTGTGTATTGACTATAGATAGGTAGTTTGCGCGGGACTTCAGTGTACTAATCATTCGTGAGGATTGGCCCATGGTCGTGGGTTATTTAACTTGAGTTATCTAGAATTTGTAGGTGAGCTAAGAGTTGTGCGTTTCTGTTAACTTCAATTGGGCAGTTCATGGTACAATCGAGCTAGGAACAATGCATTCTATATTTCAGCATGAAATATGTCCCCAAGCAATTTGTATCGGTTAATCCAATTTCAAGTCAAGCAAAGAAAATATATCTAAGATTCTATGCAGACAAAATATCAGAATAACATTTAAGAGTCTAAAACATTCTCGACAGCTAATGTGTAGTGAGGCCAATCTATACCAACTGGTCTATAGCACAAGTTCCATTTGCTATTTATTGTTTTTACATACCAATTGTTAACCTTCTGTTGCTAAAAGATTAGTGCTCTGTATCATCACGCCTCACTTGATTATCCTGGTAATGCCAAGATTGTATTTATTCCATAGGAGTGGGGGCTTCACTAATTGTTTCTTGATTTCATGAATTATCTTGATAGTTATGCATGGCTATTTTTATTCTGTAAGCAAAGCAAGGAAGATGCCTTAACTGGTGATGAAATGCTCCCAAAAAATAAGAGTTAGTGATGGAAAAGTACCGATCTATATTCATAGTCTAATTTGTGCTAGTGCCCAGATGGCTGTGATGAATTTATGCATGTTTGTTCAGATGTATGTACTCGTGTACGTACTTTTAGCATGTTCATTTTCTTCGCTGAAGATTGTATTCATCATTTGTGAAGAAAAGCCTGTATTTATAGATTTTTGTTATGGTAGGGCTGCATAACATGTCATGTAGGTTCCGACTAGTTTAGTTGGGTTACTCATGTCCCCCCTTTTTATTTTGGAAGGTCTAATATTATGTCCTTATTTTTGCAAAATAATGATGTAGTTGTTTTGTACCTGGACACTTTGACAAGCAAGCTTGATTGCTGATGGACCTTAATCTATCTGCTCCTTATGGAGGGAATTATGTTGTCTTCCATTGTTTTATTTTGTAACAATGTCTCTGGGTTGTTTGTTGTCATTTCTGcctatatttgttttgtcacttcATTCTTCTTTCTGATGCCATAACTTATgtatatatatactccctccatccccaaAAAGGTGTCGCTGATTTTTTAAAGTTTGGATGTACCTAGACGTGATTTATTTAGTGTataaatacatccaaatttagacaaatatatGTGGTCATCCTCCTATTGCTTATCGTTGTACTTCTACATACAGCATCTTCAGAAACTGGAAAAGACAAGCCTCGGATTAAGTTTAATGTGAAGAAAAACTCAAGGAtacagatcaaaagactaaaaggCAAAGGTTAGTTACTATGATGTTCAAGTAACTTGATACATCAAACACAAACATGTTGCTCCCATTTTCTATCTTCGAATTGGTTTTTCCATGTTTACCCGGTTGAAAGATTCACTCAAGCTATATTGATTCATTCCGCAGGTAGAAAGAAAGCTAAAAATGCCAATCCTCCAACGAAGGAGAAGGCTGATGCCATGGTAGAATGAATGTCAAGAGTGAAACAGTATTTGCAGTATGAGCCTTTGTAGGGCATTAGCAAGGACTAACTAGCTACTGGAGCTTGTGGGTTAACTTGCTGCTCTGCCGCCTTAACATTCAGCAGGAATAGTCACTGCTACCTCTGGAGTGAATGTATGGAATGCAGACATCGTTTTTCAGTAGTTCTTCCTGAGATTATTTTTCAAAACCTcttggtttggtttggtttgaaGTGGGCTCAGCAAAATTGGCTGCCTCATTTTGAGTTGCCTTCATATGCTATTGCTGGTTCAATCCAACTGGACTGTAGAGATTCTGGTGCGTGGCCATAAGAAAATATCAAACTTAACCGAATGAAAATCCTGTTATACTCAAAACGCCAATAAGGTTTAAACTTCATACAGCGTTGGCACATAATCTGCAAGACAAAAGTTCTGACTGATAAATTTCCTATTATTTTGGTGACTTTCAGTTTGTTCCACCGATCTATATTTAATCAGTCGCGATTGACAGAGACGAAGCGTCAAAGGTTTATGGGTAGCTGTACTAAATGAGGGCAAAGGATCCTTCTGTGTGCAATTCAAGGTTGAACTCTTTGTTTTAAGGCGCGTTTTCTTTACTTTTGACTGCGCTCGTCTCGCCCTAATCTCATGTCCAGGTCACTACGGACGGAAACTCTATTTATCTATGCAATTCCCCATATCCGACGCACTCGACAGCCCTCTTCGCAGCCTTGCTTATGAGTGATAAGTATTGGATATGTCGACAGTTTGGTATTATTCATCCTGCTTTCCTTTCTTCTTTTTACTTCTCAGCAAACTCTTCTTTGATCCACCCTGATGGGCAAATTGCTACCACAACCAGGACAAAGCCAAAGCTTTTCTACAGTCTATTACTAAGCCAATAGTTGAAATCGATGAATGTATCTGGTTTGCTCCAAAATCCCATACTTTGCCACCTAGAGCAACCGCTCGGCTTCTCCCTCTCACCATCAGACATCAAGCTACAGTTCAATTGTAACAAAAGATGCTGAAACAAAATTAGTATACAAAGTAGAGCTCGTACCATGTTTTACGGATCTTTTTTTtgggggtggggggtggggggggggggggttatttATACTGAAAATGGCACAGCGTATGCATGATTTGCCCTGCAAGTTGGTTTTATAGAACGCTATTACCATGCATGGATGCCAAAGAAATGGAAGTGTGATCAAGCAGTGCAGTTTGGGCCAGCATAGATATGTCATTTCTGTACAAGTGCAGTAGATATACCAAATGAGCTTTGTCCCGTCCACAGTATTCCACGCTGAAATCTGTTACGCAtgatctaagagcatcttcacttgGGTCCCCCATATAGCGCCCGACATAGTTATTTTTTGATCCATATGGGGGACGCTGGCGCTGTCACGTCGTAGTCACTGCCATCATCGTCGCTGGAACCTCGGCGGCGGTGTTGCGCAAACTACAGTTGTGGTTCTGCACGCTACGGAAACCGGTGGCAGCAGCAGCTACAGCCTTGGCCGTACTGGCCACGACGCCCATGGTTGGCAAGGTCTTCTTTTGTGGTCGCTTTTTCGGGGAAACTAGAGTCGCTGTGGAGTGCGAAGTTATGACGATGATGCTGGTGAGCAACCTCAATGACCAGTGGCGGAGCAAGCAGAAAAGTAAGCATGGGCCGATGCACCCAGGGTGGGCCAAATCAGCACAAATAGTAGGTTATTTTTCTGTTAGTGGGCCGAAAGAATATCAAATATTTAggtaaaaatcaaatcaaagggtgggccacggcccaggTTGGTCAACCTGTAGCGCCGCCACTGTCAATGACGATCTTCGCTTCAGTGGTGTTTGTGCAAGCTTTGATGGGTTGCCAGGGTGGTTGTGTGTGCCCTTGCAACGGTCGTGTTCCATGACGGTCAGCATGGGTGTTTGTACCGGTTTTTGGCCGGTTTTCTGCTAATAAACCAGCCACCTAttcttctctattaatgaaaatgACAAGTCTTGCctcgttttttttaaaaaaaaaatgtgaGTGCACTTTCTCAAAAATAGGTATTCTTGCTGTTCAAAAAAAGcttcttaactttttctagatacagatgtatctataactaaaatgtgtctatataCATCTAAATCTAGGTAAAGTTGTGAAGTGTTtttaggaatggagggagtacaaaaggAAATGGGGTTGCCCATGACCTTGCTGCTCTTGCTAAGCGCTCAGGAGCGAGTATTTCCTCTGTCCCGGTCCCTGTTTTCATTCATTTATCTTTGTAAACAAGACAATGTTCGTGTTACTGTTATGAATGAATGAACACGTCGCAAAAAAAATGAATGAACGTCATTACCCTAAAAAAATGTCAAGCcaccaaaaaaggaaaaaagaaaaggtgaTGTCATGAGTGTCAACAGCGAAACTTTACTGCAACATGAGCCTTTGTAGGGCATCTTCAACTTGCCCAGCAGTACTGGGGCTTGTGGATTAACTTGCTGCTTCAGTACGAACTAGTCACCGCAGCTGAATGAAAATTCCGTTTTTACTAAAACCCACTGGAACCTGAGAAAAAACAGCTTTCTTTGATAAAAGAATGGACGAAAGGACCACTCGTTACATGCAGGAAACAAACATGAGTAATGGATATGTCGGCACTTCTCTATTCTTCGTCCTGCTTTCT includes:
- the LOC124687751 gene encoding uncharacterized protein LOC124687751, yielding MAKYNVVTKNKREHSQDRKRRAHGDPNSGKLKQRTDHHVISGKRKRKLQRRDKRDQKEAALVKALENNMGDVDMVSAEASSETGKDKPRIKFNVKKNSRIQIKRLKGKGRKKAKNANPPTKEKADAMVE